Proteins encoded by one window of Bubalus bubalis isolate 160015118507 breed Murrah chromosome 4, NDDB_SH_1, whole genome shotgun sequence:
- the LETMD1 gene encoding LETM1 domain-containing protein 1 isoform X3 has protein sequence MALSRVCWARAALWGSAVPPGLYVARRLQFVRSGLTWGAPRSSKLHLSPKTDVKSLISYVVTKTKVINGKYHRFLGRHFPRFYVLYTIFMKGLQMLWADAKKARRIKTNMWKHNIKFHQLSYREMEHLRQMQRGTHPAVHDILALRECFANHPLGMDQLRALQMKALCRAMLLTPYLPSVLLRHRLKTHTTVIHQLDKALAKLGVGQLTAQEVKSACYLRGLNSTHIAEERCRTWLGEWLQISCSLKETELSLLLHNVVLLSINYVGSRR, from the exons ATGGCGCTCTCCAGAGTGTGTTGGGCTCGGGCTGCTTTGTGGGGTTCGGCGGTGCCCCCTGGACTATATGTCGCCCGAAGGCTGCAGTTTGTTCGCTCTGGCCTGACCTGGGGGGCCCCTCG gtcttcaaagctTCATCTTTCTCCAAAGACAGATGTGAAGAGCTTGATCTCTTATGTGGTGACCAAGACAAAAGTGATTAATGGGAAATACCATCGTTTCTTGGGTCGTCATTTCCCCCGCTTCTATGTCCTGTATACAATCTTCATGAAAG GATTGCAGATGTTATGGGCAGATGCCAAAAAGGCTAGAAGAATAAAGACAAACATGTGGAAGCATAATATAAAGTTTCATCAACTTTCATACCGGGAGATGGAGCATTTGAGACAG ATGCAACGTGGTACCCATCCAGCAGTACATGATATCCTGGCTCTGAGAGAGTGTTTCGCTAACCATCCTCTGGGCATGGACCAGCTCCGTGCTTTGCAGATG AAAGCCTTGTGTCGAGCCATGCTTCTCACACCTTATCTGCCTTCTGTCTTATTGAGACACCGTTTAAAGACTCACACCACTGTAATCCACCAACTGGACAAGGCTTTGGCAAAGCTGGGGGTTGGCCAGCTGACCGCTCAGGAGGTGAAGTCG GCTTGTTATCTTCGTGGCCTGAATTCCACCCATATTGCTGAAGAGAGGTGTCGAACTTGGCTGGGAGAATGGCTACAGATTTCCTGTAGCCTGAAAG AAACTGAGCTGTCCCTCTTGCTACACAACGTGGTCCTGCTTTCCATCAACTACGTCGGGTCAAGGCGCTGA
- the LETMD1 gene encoding LETM1 domain-containing protein 1 isoform X2: MALSRVCWARAALWGSAVPPGLYVARRLQFVRSGLTWGAPRSSKLHLSPKTDVKSLISYVVTKTKVINGKYHRFLGRHFPRFYVLYTIFMKGLQMLWADAKKARRIKTNMWKHNIKFHQLSYREMEHLRQFRRDVTKCLFLGILSIPPFANYLVFLLMYLFPRQLLIQHFWTPKQQIDFLDIYHALRKQSHPEILCYLEKVVPLISDAGLQWHMTELCTKMQRGTHPAVHDILALRECFANHPLGMDQLRALQMKALCRAMLLTPYLPSVLLRHRLKTHTTVIHQLDKALAKLGVGQLTAQEVKSACYLRGLNSTHIAEERCRTWLGEWLQISCSLKG, from the exons ATGGCGCTCTCCAGAGTGTGTTGGGCTCGGGCTGCTTTGTGGGGTTCGGCGGTGCCCCCTGGACTATATGTCGCCCGAAGGCTGCAGTTTGTTCGCTCTGGCCTGACCTGGGGGGCCCCTCG gtcttcaaagctTCATCTTTCTCCAAAGACAGATGTGAAGAGCTTGATCTCTTATGTGGTGACCAAGACAAAAGTGATTAATGGGAAATACCATCGTTTCTTGGGTCGTCATTTCCCCCGCTTCTATGTCCTGTATACAATCTTCATGAAAG GATTGCAGATGTTATGGGCAGATGCCAAAAAGGCTAGAAGAATAAAGACAAACATGTGGAAGCATAATATAAAGTTTCATCAACTTTCATACCGGGAGATGGAGCATTTGAGACAG TTTCGTCGAGACGTCACCAAGTGTCTTTTCCTAGGTATTCTTTCCATTCCACCCTTTGCCAACTACCTGGTCTTCTTGCTAAT gtACCTATTTCCTAGGCAACTGCTGATCCAACATTTCTGGACCCCAAAGCAACAAATTGATTTCTTAGATATCTATCATGCTCTCCGAAAGCAGTCCCACCCAGAAATCCTTTGTTATTTAGAAAAAGTTGTCCCTCTCATTTCTGATGCAGGACTCCAGTGGCATATGACAGAGTTGTGCACCAAG ATGCAACGTGGTACCCATCCAGCAGTACATGATATCCTGGCTCTGAGAGAGTGTTTCGCTAACCATCCTCTGGGCATGGACCAGCTCCGTGCTTTGCAGATG AAAGCCTTGTGTCGAGCCATGCTTCTCACACCTTATCTGCCTTCTGTCTTATTGAGACACCGTTTAAAGACTCACACCACTGTAATCCACCAACTGGACAAGGCTTTGGCAAAGCTGGGGGTTGGCCAGCTGACCGCTCAGGAGGTGAAGTCG GCTTGTTATCTTCGTGGCCTGAATTCCACCCATATTGCTGAAGAGAGGTGTCGAACTTGGCTGGGAGAATGGCTACAGATTTCCTGTAGCCTGAAAG GGTAG
- the LETMD1 gene encoding LETM1 domain-containing protein 1 isoform X1 encodes MALSRVCWARAALWGSAVPPGLYVARRLQFVRSGLTWGAPRSSKLHLSPKTDVKSLISYVVTKTKVINGKYHRFLGRHFPRFYVLYTIFMKGLQMLWADAKKARRIKTNMWKHNIKFHQLSYREMEHLRQFRRDVTKCLFLGILSIPPFANYLVFLLMYLFPRQLLIQHFWTPKQQIDFLDIYHALRKQSHPEILCYLEKVVPLISDAGLQWHMTELCTKMQRGTHPAVHDILALRECFANHPLGMDQLRALQMKALCRAMLLTPYLPSVLLRHRLKTHTTVIHQLDKALAKLGVGQLTAQEVKSACYLRGLNSTHIAEERCRTWLGEWLQISCSLKETELSLLLHNVVLLSINYVGSRR; translated from the exons ATGGCGCTCTCCAGAGTGTGTTGGGCTCGGGCTGCTTTGTGGGGTTCGGCGGTGCCCCCTGGACTATATGTCGCCCGAAGGCTGCAGTTTGTTCGCTCTGGCCTGACCTGGGGGGCCCCTCG gtcttcaaagctTCATCTTTCTCCAAAGACAGATGTGAAGAGCTTGATCTCTTATGTGGTGACCAAGACAAAAGTGATTAATGGGAAATACCATCGTTTCTTGGGTCGTCATTTCCCCCGCTTCTATGTCCTGTATACAATCTTCATGAAAG GATTGCAGATGTTATGGGCAGATGCCAAAAAGGCTAGAAGAATAAAGACAAACATGTGGAAGCATAATATAAAGTTTCATCAACTTTCATACCGGGAGATGGAGCATTTGAGACAG TTTCGTCGAGACGTCACCAAGTGTCTTTTCCTAGGTATTCTTTCCATTCCACCCTTTGCCAACTACCTGGTCTTCTTGCTAAT gtACCTATTTCCTAGGCAACTGCTGATCCAACATTTCTGGACCCCAAAGCAACAAATTGATTTCTTAGATATCTATCATGCTCTCCGAAAGCAGTCCCACCCAGAAATCCTTTGTTATTTAGAAAAAGTTGTCCCTCTCATTTCTGATGCAGGACTCCAGTGGCATATGACAGAGTTGTGCACCAAG ATGCAACGTGGTACCCATCCAGCAGTACATGATATCCTGGCTCTGAGAGAGTGTTTCGCTAACCATCCTCTGGGCATGGACCAGCTCCGTGCTTTGCAGATG AAAGCCTTGTGTCGAGCCATGCTTCTCACACCTTATCTGCCTTCTGTCTTATTGAGACACCGTTTAAAGACTCACACCACTGTAATCCACCAACTGGACAAGGCTTTGGCAAAGCTGGGGGTTGGCCAGCTGACCGCTCAGGAGGTGAAGTCG GCTTGTTATCTTCGTGGCCTGAATTCCACCCATATTGCTGAAGAGAGGTGTCGAACTTGGCTGGGAGAATGGCTACAGATTTCCTGTAGCCTGAAAG AAACTGAGCTGTCCCTCTTGCTACACAACGTGGTCCTGCTTTCCATCAACTACGTCGGGTCAAGGCGCTGA
- the LETMD1 gene encoding LETM1 domain-containing protein 1 isoform X6 encodes MALSRVCWARAALWGSAVPPGLYVARRLQFVRSGLTWGAPRSSKLHLSPKTDVKSLISYVVTKTKVINGKYHRFLGRHFPRFYVLYTIFMKVSSRRHQVSFPRYSFHSTLCQLPGLLANMQRGTHPAVHDILALRECFANHPLGMDQLRALQMKALCRAMLLTPYLPSVLLRHRLKTHTTVIHQLDKALAKLGVGQLTAQEVKSACYLRGLNSTHIAEERCRTWLGEWLQISCSLKETELSLLLHNVVLLSINYVGSRR; translated from the exons ATGGCGCTCTCCAGAGTGTGTTGGGCTCGGGCTGCTTTGTGGGGTTCGGCGGTGCCCCCTGGACTATATGTCGCCCGAAGGCTGCAGTTTGTTCGCTCTGGCCTGACCTGGGGGGCCCCTCG gtcttcaaagctTCATCTTTCTCCAAAGACAGATGTGAAGAGCTTGATCTCTTATGTGGTGACCAAGACAAAAGTGATTAATGGGAAATACCATCGTTTCTTGGGTCGTCATTTCCCCCGCTTCTATGTCCTGTATACAATCTTCATGAAAG TTTCGTCGAGACGTCACCAAGTGTCTTTTCCTAGGTATTCTTTCCATTCCACCCTTTGCCAACTACCTGGTCTTCTTGCTAAT ATGCAACGTGGTACCCATCCAGCAGTACATGATATCCTGGCTCTGAGAGAGTGTTTCGCTAACCATCCTCTGGGCATGGACCAGCTCCGTGCTTTGCAGATG AAAGCCTTGTGTCGAGCCATGCTTCTCACACCTTATCTGCCTTCTGTCTTATTGAGACACCGTTTAAAGACTCACACCACTGTAATCCACCAACTGGACAAGGCTTTGGCAAAGCTGGGGGTTGGCCAGCTGACCGCTCAGGAGGTGAAGTCG GCTTGTTATCTTCGTGGCCTGAATTCCACCCATATTGCTGAAGAGAGGTGTCGAACTTGGCTGGGAGAATGGCTACAGATTTCCTGTAGCCTGAAAG AAACTGAGCTGTCCCTCTTGCTACACAACGTGGTCCTGCTTTCCATCAACTACGTCGGGTCAAGGCGCTGA
- the LETMD1 gene encoding LETM1 domain-containing protein 1 isoform X7: protein MALSRVCWARAALWGSAVPPGLYVARRLQFVRSGLTWGAPRSSKLHLSPKTDVKSLISYVVTKTKVINGKYHRFLGRHFPRFYVLYTIFMKGLQMLWADAKKARRIKTNMWKHNIKFHQLSYREMEHLRQKALCRAMLLTPYLPSVLLRHRLKTHTTVIHQLDKALAKLGVGQLTAQEVKSKLSCPSCYTTWSCFPSTTSGQGAEWT from the exons ATGGCGCTCTCCAGAGTGTGTTGGGCTCGGGCTGCTTTGTGGGGTTCGGCGGTGCCCCCTGGACTATATGTCGCCCGAAGGCTGCAGTTTGTTCGCTCTGGCCTGACCTGGGGGGCCCCTCG gtcttcaaagctTCATCTTTCTCCAAAGACAGATGTGAAGAGCTTGATCTCTTATGTGGTGACCAAGACAAAAGTGATTAATGGGAAATACCATCGTTTCTTGGGTCGTCATTTCCCCCGCTTCTATGTCCTGTATACAATCTTCATGAAAG GATTGCAGATGTTATGGGCAGATGCCAAAAAGGCTAGAAGAATAAAGACAAACATGTGGAAGCATAATATAAAGTTTCATCAACTTTCATACCGGGAGATGGAGCATTTGAGACAG AAAGCCTTGTGTCGAGCCATGCTTCTCACACCTTATCTGCCTTCTGTCTTATTGAGACACCGTTTAAAGACTCACACCACTGTAATCCACCAACTGGACAAGGCTTTGGCAAAGCTGGGGGTTGGCCAGCTGACCGCTCAGGAGGTGAAGTCG AAACTGAGCTGTCCCTCTTGCTACACAACGTGGTCCTGCTTTCCATCAACTACGTCGGGTCAAGGCGCTGAGTGGACATGA
- the LETMD1 gene encoding LETM1 domain-containing protein 1 isoform X5 — translation MALSRVCWARAALWGSAVPPGLYVARRLQFVRSGLTWGAPRSSKLHLSPKTDVKSLISYVVTKTKVINGKYHRFLGRHFPRFYVLYTIFMKGLQMLWADAKKARRIKTNMWKHNIKFHQLSYREMEHLRQKALCRAMLLTPYLPSVLLRHRLKTHTTVIHQLDKALAKLGVGQLTAQEVKSACYLRGLNSTHIAEERCRTWLGEWLQISCSLKETELSLLLHNVVLLSINYVGSRR, via the exons ATGGCGCTCTCCAGAGTGTGTTGGGCTCGGGCTGCTTTGTGGGGTTCGGCGGTGCCCCCTGGACTATATGTCGCCCGAAGGCTGCAGTTTGTTCGCTCTGGCCTGACCTGGGGGGCCCCTCG gtcttcaaagctTCATCTTTCTCCAAAGACAGATGTGAAGAGCTTGATCTCTTATGTGGTGACCAAGACAAAAGTGATTAATGGGAAATACCATCGTTTCTTGGGTCGTCATTTCCCCCGCTTCTATGTCCTGTATACAATCTTCATGAAAG GATTGCAGATGTTATGGGCAGATGCCAAAAAGGCTAGAAGAATAAAGACAAACATGTGGAAGCATAATATAAAGTTTCATCAACTTTCATACCGGGAGATGGAGCATTTGAGACAG AAAGCCTTGTGTCGAGCCATGCTTCTCACACCTTATCTGCCTTCTGTCTTATTGAGACACCGTTTAAAGACTCACACCACTGTAATCCACCAACTGGACAAGGCTTTGGCAAAGCTGGGGGTTGGCCAGCTGACCGCTCAGGAGGTGAAGTCG GCTTGTTATCTTCGTGGCCTGAATTCCACCCATATTGCTGAAGAGAGGTGTCGAACTTGGCTGGGAGAATGGCTACAGATTTCCTGTAGCCTGAAAG AAACTGAGCTGTCCCTCTTGCTACACAACGTGGTCCTGCTTTCCATCAACTACGTCGGGTCAAGGCGCTGA
- the LETMD1 gene encoding LETM1 domain-containing protein 1 isoform X4, whose amino-acid sequence MLWADAKKARRIKTNMWKHNIKFHQLSYREMEHLRQFRRDVTKCLFLGILSIPPFANYLVFLLMYLFPRQLLIQHFWTPKQQIDFLDIYHALRKQSHPEILCYLEKVVPLISDAGLQWHMTELCTKMQRGTHPAVHDILALRECFANHPLGMDQLRALQMKALCRAMLLTPYLPSVLLRHRLKTHTTVIHQLDKALAKLGVGQLTAQEVKSACYLRGLNSTHIAEERCRTWLGEWLQISCSLKETELSLLLHNVVLLSINYVGSRR is encoded by the exons ATGTTATGGGCAGATGCCAAAAAGGCTAGAAGAATAAAGACAAACATGTGGAAGCATAATATAAAGTTTCATCAACTTTCATACCGGGAGATGGAGCATTTGAGACAG TTTCGTCGAGACGTCACCAAGTGTCTTTTCCTAGGTATTCTTTCCATTCCACCCTTTGCCAACTACCTGGTCTTCTTGCTAAT gtACCTATTTCCTAGGCAACTGCTGATCCAACATTTCTGGACCCCAAAGCAACAAATTGATTTCTTAGATATCTATCATGCTCTCCGAAAGCAGTCCCACCCAGAAATCCTTTGTTATTTAGAAAAAGTTGTCCCTCTCATTTCTGATGCAGGACTCCAGTGGCATATGACAGAGTTGTGCACCAAG ATGCAACGTGGTACCCATCCAGCAGTACATGATATCCTGGCTCTGAGAGAGTGTTTCGCTAACCATCCTCTGGGCATGGACCAGCTCCGTGCTTTGCAGATG AAAGCCTTGTGTCGAGCCATGCTTCTCACACCTTATCTGCCTTCTGTCTTATTGAGACACCGTTTAAAGACTCACACCACTGTAATCCACCAACTGGACAAGGCTTTGGCAAAGCTGGGGGTTGGCCAGCTGACCGCTCAGGAGGTGAAGTCG GCTTGTTATCTTCGTGGCCTGAATTCCACCCATATTGCTGAAGAGAGGTGTCGAACTTGGCTGGGAGAATGGCTACAGATTTCCTGTAGCCTGAAAG AAACTGAGCTGTCCCTCTTGCTACACAACGTGGTCCTGCTTTCCATCAACTACGTCGGGTCAAGGCGCTGA